The following coding sequences are from one Streptomyces dengpaensis window:
- a CDS encoding 2-oxo-4-hydroxy-4-carboxy-5-ureidoimidazoline decarboxylase produces the protein MTSHRLPRLPGQVALPEQKSAAPSPARLERFNSAPADEVMSALLACCHSLRWAHRLADHRPYPDLDALLAAADEAAYDLTPADLAEALAAESLTPLPDGAYSAAHTALSAAHAAYESRFGHVFVICLDAVAPAETLDQVLAAIRSRLTNDPEEERVITAEELRRLAKGRLSRLVRNDFSPQPLGLGEAAR, from the coding sequence CTGACGTCACACCGTCTCCCACGCCTCCCCGGCCAGGTCGCCCTCCCCGAGCAGAAGAGCGCGGCGCCGTCCCCGGCCCGCCTCGAGCGGTTCAACTCCGCGCCCGCCGACGAGGTCATGAGCGCCCTCCTCGCGTGCTGCCACAGCCTGCGCTGGGCCCACCGCCTGGCCGACCACCGGCCCTACCCGGACCTGGACGCGCTGCTCGCCGCGGCCGACGAGGCGGCGTACGACCTGACCCCCGCCGACCTCGCCGAGGCCCTGGCGGCCGAGTCGCTCACGCCGCTCCCGGACGGCGCGTACTCCGCCGCCCACACCGCGCTGAGCGCCGCACACGCCGCGTACGAGAGCCGCTTCGGACATGTGTTCGTCATCTGCCTGGACGCTGTCGCCCCGGCCGAGACCCTGGACCAGGTACTCGCCGCGATCCGGTCACGTCTGACGAACGACCCCGAGGAGGAGCGCGTCATCACGGCGGAGGAGCTCCGCCGCCTAGCGAAGGGCCGCCTGTCCCGCCTCGTACGGAACGACTTCTCACCGCAGCCCCTGGGGCTGGGGGAAGCCGCCCGCTGA